A genomic segment from Saprospiraceae bacterium encodes:
- a CDS encoding sulfurtransferase, with the protein MFQTLIDAQELKPLIGQPNLVIIDCRFALTDTESGKAEYQATHLPGAHYAHLDRDLSGEIIPGKTGRHPLPEIKTFADKCSQWGINADTQVVAYDHGNGGIAARLWFLLRWLGHEKVAVLNGGWAHWQKLQYPVTAEITPAMPSVFTPNRQEGWIIDLNTLAQVYQSASCLVVDSRTADRYRGENETIDPVAGHIPGAISAPFPDNLGPDGLFLDKATLAARFDQRLQGHDLKQTVFYCGSGVTACHNLLALHYIGRTEAKLFPGSWSEWITATHLPVALGA; encoded by the coding sequence ATGTTTCAAACTTTAATTGATGCCCAGGAACTCAAGCCTTTAATCGGCCAACCCAATTTGGTCATTATTGATTGTCGCTTTGCGCTTACTGATACAGAAAGTGGAAAAGCTGAGTACCAAGCGACTCATCTTCCCGGTGCGCATTATGCTCATTTGGACCGAGATTTGTCTGGCGAAATAATCCCTGGCAAAACAGGGCGACATCCTTTGCCCGAGATCAAAACATTTGCCGATAAATGTTCGCAATGGGGAATTAATGCCGATACCCAGGTAGTGGCTTATGATCATGGCAACGGCGGTATTGCCGCCCGACTTTGGTTTTTGCTCAGATGGCTAGGTCACGAAAAAGTAGCGGTCCTCAATGGCGGTTGGGCACATTGGCAGAAGCTCCAATACCCTGTTACTGCTGAAATAACACCAGCTATGCCAAGTGTTTTTACCCCCAATAGGCAAGAAGGGTGGATCATAGACCTGAATACACTGGCTCAAGTGTACCAATCTGCCTCCTGCTTGGTCGTGGATTCGAGAACCGCTGATCGCTACCGAGGTGAAAACGAAACCATTGACCCCGTAGCAGGACATATCCCCGGTGCCATCTCCGCGCCCTTCCCGGACAACCTGGGCCCCGATGGCCTCTTTTTAGACAAGGCGACCCTTGCAGCCCGTTTTGACCAGCGTCTGCAAGGCCATGACCTGAAGCAAACGGTGTTCTATTGTGGCTCAGGCGTGACGGCCTGTCATAATCTGCTCGCCTTGCATTATATCGGGCGGACAGAGGCCAAATTGTTCCCCGGATCCTGGAGCGAGTGGATCACCGCCACCCACCTGCCCGTAGCCCTCGGCGCCTAG
- a CDS encoding MarR family transcriptional regulator, giving the protein MNPKDEPKKIGYYLERTTRIVKLSYLQAFANLGVDITPEQWVILDSLYQRNGQSQTELAGDSFKNAPTVSRILDLLERKELIERQRFNNDRRRYKIFLTDKGKLIVEKIQPAVTALRHQGWQNLSDEDYLVFLRIINQVFDNLDGTG; this is encoded by the coding sequence ATGAATCCAAAAGACGAACCTAAAAAAATAGGCTACTATCTGGAACGAACAACCCGTATCGTCAAGTTGAGTTACTTGCAAGCTTTTGCCAACCTGGGCGTAGATATTACCCCCGAACAATGGGTGATCCTCGATAGTTTGTACCAACGTAATGGCCAATCTCAAACAGAATTGGCTGGCGATAGCTTTAAAAATGCACCAACGGTTTCCCGCATCCTGGATTTATTAGAAAGAAAAGAACTCATTGAACGACAACGCTTTAATAATGATCGCCGCCGCTATAAGATCTTCCTCACCGACAAAGGCAAATTAATTGTCGAAAAAATTCAACCTGCCGTTACAGCGCTCCGACACCAAGGCTGGCAAAACCTCTCCGATGAGGATTACCTCGTTTTCCTCAGAATCATCAATCAGGTTTTTGATAACCTAGATGGCACTGGGTAA
- a CDS encoding transposase — translation MRKSHAQLRSELNYDVLVKELRSDFKEIPDHRAPNVVHKLSDILMSAYAIFNLKYPSLLCFEQQSEIERSNLKELFGIDKICSDAQMRRVLDEVSPTALQSLFPKRFELLNRSGISSDYRFLKKYLLFSVDGVHYFESSKIKCKRCLERKHHKGDSSFHHSMLAAVLVHPDRREVFPLGCEAIEKQDGVSKNDCELNASKRLQDTLLEAYGEQSAVIVEDALYANEPHIEQILNNGWDFIINVKPTSHEILFKHFEARKARGQVNTLVLKEAKIEHHFYWINNVALNGQGNIRVNFLYYEEHANGKKKCFSWVTSLKLRKSNVYDIMRGGRARWKIENEGFNTLKNQGYHFEHNYGHGYNHLCNVMASIMLLAFAVDQIVQATNRLFNDIWSAAKAKNRVWERIRAIFIIRPLKSFNELFQILAQIYAVQLE, via the coding sequence ATGCGAAAAAGCCATGCTCAACTGCGATCGGAATTGAATTATGATGTTCTGGTAAAAGAACTACGCAGTGATTTTAAAGAAATACCAGATCATCGAGCTCCCAATGTGGTTCATAAGCTATCGGATATCTTGATGAGCGCTTATGCTATCTTTAATTTAAAGTATCCTTCTTTGCTTTGTTTTGAGCAACAATCGGAGATAGAGCGTTCTAATCTTAAAGAGCTATTTGGCATCGATAAGATTTGTTCGGATGCTCAAATGCGTAGAGTCTTGGATGAGGTTTCACCAACAGCTTTACAAAGCCTATTTCCCAAACGTTTCGAGCTTTTGAACAGAAGCGGGATAAGTTCAGATTACCGGTTTTTGAAAAAATACTTACTCTTTAGTGTTGATGGGGTTCATTATTTTGAGTCCAGCAAAATCAAATGTAAGCGTTGTCTGGAAAGAAAGCATCATAAAGGGGACTCCTCTTTTCATCATTCGATGTTGGCCGCCGTTTTAGTCCATCCAGACCGAAGAGAAGTTTTCCCGCTGGGCTGTGAAGCTATCGAAAAGCAGGATGGGGTTAGTAAAAATGACTGTGAGTTGAATGCCTCTAAGCGCTTACAAGATACTCTCTTAGAAGCCTATGGCGAACAATCTGCTGTTATTGTTGAGGACGCCTTGTATGCTAATGAACCCCATATTGAACAAATTTTGAATAACGGTTGGGACTTCATTATTAATGTCAAACCAACTAGCCATGAGATCTTATTCAAGCATTTTGAAGCGCGTAAAGCTCGTGGACAGGTAAATACTTTAGTCCTTAAAGAAGCTAAAATAGAGCATCATTTTTACTGGATCAATAATGTGGCGCTTAATGGTCAGGGCAACATCCGAGTAAACTTTTTGTACTATGAAGAACACGCCAACGGGAAAAAGAAATGTTTTTCCTGGGTAACTTCTTTAAAGCTTCGTAAAAGTAATGTCTATGATATTATGCGCGGCGGTAGAGCCCGTTGGAAAATTGAAAACGAAGGATTCAATACGCTCAAAAATCAAGGATATCATTTTGAGCACAATTATGGACACGGGTACAATCATTTGTGTAATGTCATGGCATCTATTATGCTTTTAGCCTTTGCTGTAGATCAAATTGTCCAGGCTACTAATAGACTCTTTAATGACATTTGGAGTGCGGCTAAAGCTAAAAATAGAGTATGGGAGCGTATCCGCGCTATTTTTATTATTCGACCGCTTAAATCTTTCAATGAACTTTTTCAAATCCTGGCTCAAATCTATGCTGTTCAGCTTGAATGA
- a CDS encoding transposase, translating into MKQYCCAEVTAILDKVPMVKNLARKKFIVLFVLAMIKTRSVEFCEVAQALNDEVKASSNEVRIQDFFREVSLDYEQVALLLAMFLPKRGKVTLCIDRTEWDFGKCQVNILMIVVRCRHISIPLYWEMLDNNSGNSNTSDRIDLLKKCIRLLGKRIGLFLGDREFIGHRWLKFLKDQDIRFCVRVPRHHKITRQLGLNEHVYTIEQLLQDRKIVRLSGCRVDGIWGNVYGKVLKDGDLLFLFGTAKVDYLAQLYKKRWRIECFFQNVKKRGFDLESTHPMINAFLNRL; encoded by the coding sequence ATGAAGCAATATTGCTGCGCCGAAGTTACGGCGATTCTGGACAAAGTGCCAATGGTAAAGAATCTGGCTCGCAAAAAATTCATCGTACTTTTTGTTTTGGCGATGATCAAAACCCGATCGGTAGAGTTTTGTGAGGTAGCTCAAGCCCTTAATGACGAGGTCAAAGCCTCTTCTAATGAAGTCAGGATACAAGATTTCTTCCGAGAGGTGTCCCTAGACTACGAACAGGTAGCCCTATTGTTAGCGATGTTCTTACCCAAAAGAGGGAAAGTAACCTTATGTATTGATCGAACAGAATGGGACTTTGGCAAATGCCAGGTCAATATCCTGATGATTGTGGTGCGTTGCCGGCATATTAGTATTCCCTTGTATTGGGAGATGCTGGACAATAATAGCGGCAACTCCAATACGAGTGATCGAATCGATCTGCTCAAAAAATGTATCCGGCTATTAGGTAAACGCATTGGCTTATTCCTTGGCGACCGGGAGTTTATCGGACATCGTTGGCTGAAATTCCTGAAAGATCAAGATATTCGGTTTTGCGTTAGGGTACCGAGGCATCATAAAATCACTCGTCAGCTAGGGCTCAATGAACATGTTTATACGATTGAGCAACTACTCCAAGACCGCAAAATAGTACGGCTGAGTGGTTGTAGGGTAGATGGCATCTGGGGCAATGTGTATGGCAAAGTCCTTAAAGACGGTGATTTGCTGTTTCTATTTGGCACGGCCAAAGTAGATTACCTGGCCCAACTATACAAGAAACGATGGCGAATCGAATGCTTCTTTCAAAATGTGAAGAAGCGAGGCTTTGATTTGGAGTCTACACATCCCATGATCAACGCTTTTTTAAATCGCTTATGA
- the hppD gene encoding 4-hydroxyphenylpyruvate dioxygenase yields the protein MASLTAPIPKIFEKAADFMPINGTDYLEIYVSNAKQAAHYYRTAFGFQPLAYKGLETGSKGVESYVVEQGKIRLVLTSPLKSGTEVGKHIDKHGDGVKVTALWVDDATYAFNETVKRGAKPAMEPMVEEDSEGRVVRSAIHTYGEVLHVFVERKAYHGVFLPGFQKWETPGFETPAVGLKYIDHMVGNVALGKMNEWVKFYQEVMGFAQILSFDDKDIATDYTALMSKVMSNGNGRIKFPINEPAPGLKKSQVEEYLTFYEGEGVQHIAVATDDIIATVSALRANGVEFLAVPPTYYDALTERVGEIAEDLEALKTLNILVDRDEEGYLLQIFTKTVQARPTMFFEIIQRKGAMSFGKGNFKALFEALEREQALRGTL from the coding sequence ATGGCTTCCCTAACCGCACCAATCCCAAAAATATTTGAAAAAGCTGCTGATTTTATGCCGATCAACGGTACGGATTACCTGGAAATATATGTGAGCAATGCCAAACAAGCCGCTCATTATTACCGAACGGCCTTTGGCTTTCAGCCCCTGGCCTATAAAGGCTTAGAAACAGGCTCCAAGGGGGTGGAATCATATGTAGTCGAACAAGGAAAGATTCGTTTAGTGCTCACTTCGCCGCTAAAAAGCGGTACCGAGGTAGGTAAGCACATCGACAAGCATGGAGATGGGGTCAAAGTGACGGCTCTTTGGGTGGATGATGCCACTTATGCTTTTAATGAGACCGTAAAGAGAGGCGCCAAACCCGCGATGGAACCCATGGTGGAAGAAGATTCGGAAGGCAGGGTTGTTCGATCAGCCATTCATACCTACGGAGAGGTCTTGCATGTCTTCGTGGAGCGCAAAGCCTACCATGGCGTCTTTTTACCTGGCTTTCAAAAATGGGAAACACCAGGCTTTGAAACCCCTGCTGTAGGCCTAAAATACATTGACCATATGGTCGGAAATGTAGCCTTGGGAAAAATGAATGAATGGGTCAAGTTTTACCAGGAAGTCATGGGCTTCGCCCAGATTCTATCTTTTGATGACAAAGACATTGCGACCGACTATACAGCATTGATGAGCAAGGTGATGAGTAATGGGAATGGTCGGATTAAATTCCCCATCAATGAACCTGCTCCTGGACTGAAAAAATCGCAAGTGGAAGAATACCTAACCTTTTACGAGGGTGAAGGCGTACAACATATCGCGGTGGCGACGGATGATATTATCGCCACTGTATCAGCCTTGCGGGCTAATGGGGTTGAGTTTTTGGCAGTGCCTCCAACTTATTACGATGCATTGACCGAGCGGGTAGGGGAGATAGCTGAAGACTTGGAAGCCTTGAAAACGCTAAATATTTTGGTAGATCGGGACGAAGAAGGCTATCTGCTACAAATTTTCACCAAGACGGTCCAGGCTCGACCTACTATGTTTTTTGAAATCATCCAACGCAAAGGTGCGATGTCCTTTGGGAAGGGTAATTTCAAAGCTTTATTTGAAGCGCTTGAGCGGGAACAGGCCCTGCGCGGAACTTTATAG